One region of Poecile atricapillus isolate bPoeAtr1 chromosome 8, bPoeAtr1.hap1, whole genome shotgun sequence genomic DNA includes:
- the CRYGS gene encoding gamma-crystallin S isoform X3, with product MSRAGTKVTFYEDKNFLGRYYECDSDCPDFHTYLSRCNSIRVDGGTWVAYERPNYAGNMYVLTHGEYPDYHHWMGLNDRLGSCKYIQIPSGGRAHIQVFEKGDFGGQMFEATEDCPSIMEEWHMREVHACRVLEGVWVFYEHPNYRGRQYVLPKGEYRKPVEWGAASPAVQSFRSISE from the exons GTCACCTTCTATGAAGACAAGAACTTCCTCGGCCGTTACTACGAGTGTGACAGCGACTGCCCCGATTTCCACACCTACCTGAGCCGCTGCAACTCCATCCGTGTGGATGGAGGCACCTGGGTGGCCTACGAGAGGCCCAACTATGCTGGGAACATGTACGTGCTGACCCATGGGGAGTATCCCGACTACCACCACTGGATGGGCCTCAACGACCGCCTGGGCTCCTGCAAGTACATCCAGATC CCGAGCGGAGGCCGAGCCCACATCCAGGTGTTCGAGAAGGGAGATTTTGGCGGGCAGATGTTCGAAGCCACCGAAGACTGCCCCTCCATCATGGAGGAGTGGCACATGCGTGAGGTGCACGCCTGCAGGGTGCTGGAGGGCGTCTGGGTGTTCTACGAGCATCCCAACTACCGGGGCCGGCAGTACGTGCTGCCCAAGGGGGAGTACCGCAAGCCCGTGGAGTGGGGAGCGGCCAGCCCCGCCGTCCAGTCCTTCCGCAGCATCTCTGAGTGA
- the CRYGS gene encoding gamma-crystallin S isoform X2 produces the protein MQALGITCILMVTFYEDKNFLGRYYECDSDCPDFHTYLSRCNSIRVDGGTWVAYERPNYAGNMYVLTHGEYPDYHHWMGLNDRLGSCKYIQIPSGGRAHIQVFEKGDFGGQMFEATEDCPSIMEEWHMREVHACRVLEGVWVFYEHPNYRGRQYVLPKGEYRKPVEWGAASPAVQSFRSISE, from the exons GTCACCTTCTATGAAGACAAGAACTTCCTCGGCCGTTACTACGAGTGTGACAGCGACTGCCCCGATTTCCACACCTACCTGAGCCGCTGCAACTCCATCCGTGTGGATGGAGGCACCTGGGTGGCCTACGAGAGGCCCAACTATGCTGGGAACATGTACGTGCTGACCCATGGGGAGTATCCCGACTACCACCACTGGATGGGCCTCAACGACCGCCTGGGCTCCTGCAAGTACATCCAGATC CCGAGCGGAGGCCGAGCCCACATCCAGGTGTTCGAGAAGGGAGATTTTGGCGGGCAGATGTTCGAAGCCACCGAAGACTGCCCCTCCATCATGGAGGAGTGGCACATGCGTGAGGTGCACGCCTGCAGGGTGCTGGAGGGCGTCTGGGTGTTCTACGAGCATCCCAACTACCGGGGCCGGCAGTACGTGCTGCCCAAGGGGGAGTACCGCAAGCCCGTGGAGTGGGGAGCGGCCAGCCCCGCCGTCCAGTCCTTCCGCAGCATCTCTGAGTGA